Proteins encoded within one genomic window of Haladaptatus sp. QDMS2:
- a CDS encoding Tat pathway signal protein has product MDPRTNRGLSRRAFVKSAVAIGGATALSACLDREENPDVPSGPSDLSSYPARQHAWNDALTRSEAGNVLMPKHHLLLPLRYTGDGPTDEERETVEAALQSLEHAYARGNDGLLFTVGYSPAYFDRFDDSLPESVYLPMPKALSSFEEPELEDYDAIVHLASDYGHVVLAAEEALTGRQSTLNGYEMDASFDGIFEVQERRTGFIGRGLPAENQDVDGVPEGDPVPEDSPLYMGFVSGFEENQATEDRVTIAEGPFAEGSTQHVSRIRLRLDDWYDEQNREERVAEMFCPFHAKEGLVEGAGHNLGTSSQVDDKCAETLDEDARTYGRVGHSQKMVSVREDGRPIILRRDFDSTDGGEAGVHFVSLHRGIGDFEKTREAMNGEKQVQASPAIRQRVNNGILEYMFVKHRANYLLPPRAHRALPTPNP; this is encoded by the coding sequence ATGGACCCACGCACCAACCGAGGTCTTTCACGCCGGGCATTCGTGAAGAGCGCGGTTGCAATCGGCGGTGCCACAGCCCTCTCCGCCTGTCTGGATCGTGAGGAGAACCCGGACGTGCCGTCCGGGCCTTCTGACCTCTCTTCGTACCCTGCGCGCCAGCACGCCTGGAACGACGCCCTCACGAGGAGCGAGGCGGGGAACGTTCTCATGCCGAAACACCACCTCCTCCTGCCGCTCAGGTACACGGGTGACGGGCCGACAGACGAGGAGCGCGAAACCGTCGAGGCCGCCCTCCAGAGCCTCGAACACGCCTACGCACGCGGCAACGACGGGTTGCTGTTCACCGTTGGCTACTCGCCCGCCTACTTCGACCGGTTCGACGACTCACTCCCGGAATCGGTATACCTCCCCATGCCGAAAGCCCTCTCCTCGTTCGAGGAACCCGAACTCGAGGATTACGACGCAATCGTCCACCTCGCGAGCGACTACGGCCACGTCGTCCTCGCCGCGGAGGAGGCGCTCACGGGCCGCCAATCCACGCTCAACGGCTACGAGATGGACGCCTCGTTCGATGGCATCTTCGAGGTCCAAGAGCGCCGCACCGGTTTCATCGGCCGTGGCTTGCCGGCAGAGAATCAGGACGTAGACGGGGTTCCAGAAGGCGACCCCGTGCCCGAAGATTCGCCGCTCTACATGGGATTCGTCTCTGGATTCGAGGAGAATCAGGCGACAGAAGACCGGGTGACGATTGCCGAGGGCCCCTTCGCCGAGGGTAGCACCCAGCACGTCTCGCGCATCCGTCTTCGCCTCGACGACTGGTACGATGAACAGAACCGCGAGGAGCGCGTCGCGGAGATGTTCTGTCCGTTCCACGCAAAAGAGGGACTCGTCGAAGGCGCAGGCCACAACCTCGGAACCAGTTCGCAGGTAGACGACAAGTGCGCAGAAACACTCGACGAAGACGCCCGAACCTACGGACGGGTCGGTCACTCACAGAAGATGGTAAGCGTCCGCGAAGACGGCCGTCCCATCATCCTTCGACGGGATTTCGACTCGACCGACGGCGGTGAGGCAGGCGTTCACTTCGTCTCTCTCCACCGAGGAATCGGTGACTTCGAGAAGACCCGCGAGGCGATGAACGGCGAAAAACAGGTTCAGGCGAGTCCCGCAATCCGCCAGCGGGTGAACAACGGCATCCTCGAATACATGTTCGTCAAACACCGCGCGAACTACTTACTTCCCCCACGCGCCCACCGCGCGCTTCCTACCCCGAACCCCTGA
- a CDS encoding SDR family oxidoreductase: MESLDGRVAFITGTTRGIGKELALSLADEGCTIISTGKTSAPKDDLPGTIYRTADEVRERGANAMAIKLDIRDETAVQEAVGEVIAEFGQIDFLINNAGAIDMHPVTETPPERFDLLMDVNARGAYTCSHAVLPHMLERGYGHILMSSPPIKADSAPGKAAYALSKVGMTFIAKSLAEEMRGEGVGVNSIWPVTAIDSQATRHFGLGTEADWRSPQIVADAVKEILSRDPDECTGNAFYDEEVLREAGVTDFSPYSVVEGASPPPLSAQFFDPDYGQ; encoded by the coding sequence ATGGAGTCACTCGACGGTCGGGTCGCGTTCATCACCGGCACCACCCGCGGTATCGGGAAAGAACTCGCCCTCTCGCTCGCAGACGAGGGTTGCACCATCATCTCGACCGGCAAGACGAGTGCGCCAAAAGACGACCTCCCCGGCACCATCTATCGGACCGCAGACGAGGTGCGCGAACGAGGAGCGAACGCGATGGCCATCAAACTCGACATTCGCGACGAGACGGCCGTCCAGGAGGCCGTCGGCGAGGTCATCGCGGAGTTCGGGCAGATTGACTTCCTCATCAACAACGCCGGGGCCATCGACATGCACCCAGTCACAGAAACGCCGCCCGAGCGATTCGACCTGCTCATGGACGTGAACGCACGCGGGGCGTACACGTGCTCGCACGCTGTCCTGCCCCACATGCTCGAACGTGGCTACGGCCACATCCTCATGTCCTCGCCGCCAATCAAAGCAGACAGTGCGCCCGGAAAAGCCGCCTACGCGCTCTCGAAGGTGGGCATGACGTTCATCGCGAAGTCACTCGCAGAAGAGATGCGCGGTGAGGGCGTCGGCGTCAACTCCATCTGGCCCGTGACGGCCATCGACTCGCAGGCGACCCGGCACTTCGGCCTCGGAACGGAGGCAGACTGGCGTAGCCCACAAATCGTCGCGGATGCGGTCAAGGAGATTCTCAGCCGCGACCCCGACGAATGTACGGGCAACGCCTTCTACGACGAGGAGGTGCTTCGGGAGGCGGGGGTCACGGACTTTTCGCCGTACAGTGTGGTCGAGGGGGCGTCGCCACCGCCGCTCTCGGCACAGTTTTTCGACCCCGACTACGGCCAATAG